TAACCACTCCCTATGAACCtttgatatttattttgattctaACCTCACCAACCtctaaacaaaaataataaaacagaaACTATCTGCAATATATGTTATAGAATATATGATGCATGCAGTTCTACATAATAATCCGATATTCGGACTCTGCAGCTTAGAGTATATGCATCAAAGTTATTATATAGGTTTATGTGATACATCCTAATAGGTCATCATCgtatctttattatttttttaaactacaCATAAACCCATGTAAATAATGTGTTCTAACCAAGTATTCTATTCATAAACTGGTAAAATGACACATCACTCCATACCAAGGTAGCTATATTGACACAATGCATTTTAATACACGAGTGCTTCCAATTGGGCACACACAATACATGCCTACATGTCATAGAAAGATCGTAATAAACGTGTCAACTCAAATCTACCCACCATGTCATACCCAAAAAAATAATAGTTACCCTCTACAAATACAAAATATACTAAACATATAGTGCTGAAACTATAAGCAATGAATTACAAAGAAGTAGACGAATAAGGAACCTATACTCCGCATGTAATAGACtactaataaaatattctcATTGAATCTAGAGCCTAAGCTCTAATACCAACTTTGTTATGATCCAACCTCATGGATTGGACTGGCACTAGGAATTGGGTCGGCATGAAACTCTCCAAGCCTGTAGTAAGCCTCAAATCATATCAAACTAAAAATTTAGCCCAAAAGAAAAGcttaaattcaaaaaattaaacgAACATAGTCTCGCCATAAATTGGACTTATCAAAAACTTACTCGACCTGcatatgcataaatctcaacaaTTTGGTGAGGTCAACTCACCCTCACAATCCATAATATTCTCAAATAATCAAAATAGTAATATTAACACTATAGGGAGCTCAACTCTCCAAAGGAAATCTAATATCACAATAATATATTAGTTGAAATAAATATTCTTATAACTAGGGGATAAGATCAATAGTCCACTGCGGAGTTCTAAAGTTAAAGTTtcaaatatcaaaatataataaaaatgtagaTAATCCTGCGAAAACAAcattttcaaataattaaaataataatattaacacTGTAGAGAGCTCAATTctctaaaataaattcaatatcaCAAGAATATATTAGTTGAAATAAATATTCCTCTAACCTAGGAAATAACATCAATAGTCCACTGTGGAGTTCTAAAATTAaagtttcaaataataaaaaggtaAATAATCCTGCAAGAAAAAATTTACAGGTCGACTCTCAAAGAAATATACCTGTcatctgaaaaataaaatatttgaacaGAAATGAGCGTTCTACTCAATAAGTATGAATATGttagataaatataaatattattaaatgagCATTCTACTCAATAAGTTAAAgtttctatttataaaataattacttaaaataatattaattattttataatttaaataatttaatattaaaatatattcaattaaataaatttaataatctaGTTTGTTATATTGTTATAGGTAAATAATTCCTTTAAAACACCACAATtcgatatattaaaattaaaaattaaaatcacgaAAACATTGAtgcataataaaataatataataaaataaaataataaatatatgaaccaattaaatattaataaattttaaaatactattttaaaataatataattacagTAACTCAATAGTATTATTAcatttacattacaatatttactaataaattagtaattaataaaatagatattttttatgtcattctcttttaaatattaaaaattaataaaatcaatagtttaaatataaaaacaatataagcataaataaatagtataaaaaatttatcataattaatttaatatttttaaaatttaaaaattttttaaatcataatattaataaaataatattttaaataaaatattttttttttaattttcaagttGTTACAATAAATCCTTAAATGACATATGCAAACATATATCAAATAGTAAAACGCAATTACagtatttttcatattataataatgaaggaatatattttgttttttacaaaatgttaattaaaaattataaaaaatttaattaaaaatataccaaaaaaaatataaataacgtGCATTGcacgttaaaaaaattaatatatttaaatcaaCATATCATATTCTTTGGATGTCGGTGAGATCGCATCATCTACTCACCTCTATTTACCTCTCAATAGAAAAATTAGAATATGTCTCAGTAGATATTTATCAAATTGAATGCGATGAATAAATCGAATATTAAAGAATTTaagtttaattcaaataaattcaaGTTTGTTCAGAGCTCagtttttattaaatctaaatcaaataatttataaacagttgaatttatttataattataataaattttaatttaaaattaataaatttaaaattaaataattttaattaaataaatatatatacaaattaaatcgtaattttatataaaatcacttcttaaattttaacgatttaaatatctataaattctaaaattgtAATCAATCTGTATAGagataaattttagaaaactcatgaaaatttatAAAGAATTTGAATTTCAGTTTTTATTGAATCTAAATAGAATAGTTTATAAAcagttgaatttatttataattataataaattttaatttaaaattaataagtttaaaattaaataatttgaattaaataaatatatatacaagtTAATTCGTAATTCTATATAACACGACTTCTTAAATTTTAACCATTCAAATATCTATAAGTTCTAAAAGTGTAATCAATCTGTATAGAGATAAACTTTAGAAAATTCATATTTGACtcatgaaaatttataaaaactttgaatttaattttttttataatattgaatTCAACCGGCTTAATGAGATAGTTCACAAACTGGTTCGCGAACTTgttcaaaaactaaaaaatgaGTCGAACTCACGAGTCTTAATAATTCGAACATTATGAAGCTTAAGTATCGCTCAAACGAAACTAAAAACTAAATTTGAGTTGGACTCGAGTCGAgcccaataaaatttttattaagtcGAAAGTTAAATAGTTCACGAATAACTTAATTCATTTACATcactcatttaaaattatatgttattttaaaattttaagatgatatatattaattatttttattagtttttaagtCATTTAATACTTGAAAAAAAGTAAAGaatgttttaaataaattattatatacatttataaaattaaatttattaatttgggtGAATAAACCTTAAACAACTTATATTATAGGACgaagataatataatatatgaGAATATTGATTTTCATGAAAATTTTTCgaaataataatatcaataataataatgaaagaaaGCATTACTAATGTGAGTTTGAATTAATAAGAGGAGTTTGGTGCTACGTTCTTAAATAAGCTTTCTGAGTTTGAACCTTATCAATGGAAAAAATCTTGTAGAAGAGTTGCCTTGATTTGGGACACCGAAACACTAAATGGTATACTGCCAGCAaccgaaaaagaaaaaaaaaaaagaaaaaccatgGTGAGGtgctaagtttttttttttataaccttTTTCcttgtttatatttaaaattcgaaTGAAatcgaaaagaaaaaaaaaatctaaacccAAAATTGGTGAGTATACGTTACAAAGAGGGAAAATCTATGTATGCTGCAAACGACAATACTGACCCAAGCCTTGACATCTTTTacactttttcttctttttttctttgcaTCCTCTGCTGGAAACCGACGTCGTACCATTCGCGGGATCCGGCGTGTAAAAGTCCAATTGACTTGGAAGCCCTCTAACAACCAATTAAATGGCAGCTAATTAAGTCCCTCGTTCTTCATACTTGAACTCTTGCGTCTTCCAATTTCGGTAGTTGCTGCTCCTCCGACGCCGTCTGCTCACGAGGAAGAAACGCTGGAAGAGCATCTTCTCCAGCAACCAATGAATCAACGGTGGGTTTAATTACCAAAATCCCCTCCCCCACAGCTGCAATTACTAGTGTGGTTCCGAACACAAAGAACGCAAAGGTGGCATAAATGTTCTCCTCCGGACCCCATAAGACCGACGAGACAAGGAAGAGAATTTGTAACGGTAACATTATCATGACAGTGAAAGATAGAGCACAAATTCGTCGCCTTAGCCCTTTGTTGATGACAAGGTTCACCGCCTTGAAGCATGCTAATGAGAAGCCCATCAAATACCAGATCCCAAAAGCACCAAAGACGATAGAACTCATTAAAGGGTATTGACATAATATCACTTCTTCACTTTTTGAAACCACTGAACTTCTAAGAAAAATCTCCGGCCATGGTAGATGTAATCCAGAAAAGAAGACGAGCAAAACTTGCAAGGCAAGAACTGGGAAACAGTTAGCCAAGACGAAGGCTATAGCCCATGTGGTGTGCGGAGTTTTTTTCTCCGTTGATACGTTAATAAGAAAAAGTAGGGTTACAAGAAAACCAGGCTCAAAAAACCCTAAGGAGAAAACAATGTGGATTTTGCAAAAGCTGGCTTGTTGCGTTAGGGTGAGGGAAGGAAAGAAAGGGAAGAGATAATTTCGACGGAAGAAGGACAAGCGAAAGAGTTCATTAGAGGCCCAGATGGCTATAAGTAAGACGAGAAGGAGACGTACCATCCAAAGGGAATTGAACCTCTGCAAATGTTGTACACTGCGTGATTTGAGACGGAGATGAAAGACAAAGGCAACTGAAATGAGGGAGAGGAGGAGGATGGCGGTTATGCAACAGAGAGTGGATGAATCTAAAAGGTTGAGAAATGCACCAGAAGGATTATGGAACATGGCATGTAATTGTTATAAGATATGGTGTTGATGATGGCAACTATAATGATAATGATAATGATGAAGAGTATTAAAAATGATTACATGAAAGGTTAGCCGTGGAGATGGTGGCAGAAATGGTGGTGCCCTGAGGAAAAGAAGTGGAAAATGCATGAAATTGGAGAAGAAATGACATGGGTTGACGGAAGGGGAAGGGGAAGAGACGAGATAGCTAAGTTTCTCTCCCCAATTCCCTACCGGCGAGGAAACCAGCCAAGTGCACAGCTAGAAAAGGTTATTTTGTTTAGAGAGGGGATagagagagagcgagagagCGAGAGAGAGTAACGGtggggaagagagagagagagagagagtaacggtggaggaagagagagaaaacacGAGGCAAATAGAGTTGGTGGTTTTGTTGATGTGATGGTTGCTTTGTTTTCGGGACTGCAAGGTTAAGTTAAGGAAAATTGGTATAGGACAGTATGGGAAATTACTACACGCATATGGGCATATAGATGCGCCCATATGCACGCAGTTAATAGAAATATAACATAGTAGCCAAAATTATGATGgatttttacatttaaaattaaattaatattttattacatgTATAACAAATTTCCAAGACGGCATATCCTTAAAACTATAGTTTATAAAAGATTTTATAATAGAATTattgtatatataattatttaattatagtgGTATTACATACATCCATCATTGTATGAATAATTTTTATAGTTGGCAGGTTTCATGAGGTTCAAGCTTTTAGGAAGTTCCTATGAATAGAACATAACcgtagaaagaaagagagaaaaagaataaaggaacaagaaaaaagaaaaagcggCCCAGTCGAAAACTTCTTATTTCATATTTTAGTTTTCATCATTTTTATTTGaactttttattgttttttaacCATTCTTGTTTGGCGATGAGagttagtattttttttaatttgttactACCATTCTTTCCAAAATCGCTCGTGTGTGGATGGATGTGGTGGCggtttgttttcttttctttcttttatttattgttttgatatttattttgtGTATTTTCAGATCCTTGGCGTTAATCTTGTAAGGAATT
The sequence above is a segment of the Manihot esculenta cultivar AM560-2 chromosome 5, M.esculenta_v8, whole genome shotgun sequence genome. Coding sequences within it:
- the LOC110615449 gene encoding uncharacterized protein LOC110615449; amino-acid sequence: MFHNPSGAFLNLLDSSTLCCITAILLLSLISVAFVFHLRLKSRSVQHLQRFNSLWMVRLLLVLLIAIWASNELFRLSFFRRNYLFPFFPSLTLTQQASFCKIHIVFSLGFFEPGFLVTLLFLINVSTEKKTPHTTWAIAFVLANCFPVLALQVLLVFFSGLHLPWPEIFLRSSVVSKSEEVILCQYPLMSSIVFGAFGIWYLMGFSLACFKAVNLVINKGLRRRICALSFTVMIMLPLQILFLVSSVLWGPEENIYATFAFFVFGTTLVIAAVGEGILVIKPTVDSLVAGEDALPAFLPREQTASEEQQLPKLEDARVQV